The window ACGAAACCTTTTTTGCCCGCCTCGGCCAGCGCCTGATTCATCTGCTCACGACCCGCACACCGGCCGGCATCCTGTTCGAGGTCGATATGCGCCTGCGGCCCAGTGGACAGTCCGGTCCGCTGGTGACCTCGGTCGAGTCCTTCCGGCGGTACCAGCGGGAAAGCGCCTGGGTGTGGGAGCACCAGGCCCTGGTGCGCGCCCGCTGTGTCGCCGGGCCGGCGGATCTGTGCGAGCGGTTCGAGGCGGTGAGAACCGAGGCGCTGTGCCGCCAGCGGGACGACTACGCCCTGCGGAAAGAGGTAACGGACATGCGCCGGCGCATGCTCGAGGGCCGCAAGACCCACGAGCCGGGCCTGTTCGACATCAAGCAGGATCCCGGCGGTATATCCTGGCCTGGCCACAACTACGGGCAACCTCCGGCTGTTGCAGCTTCTGGAAGAAGCCCGTCTCCTGGAAGCAGAACGTGCACGCACGCTCACCGACGCTTTTCGTCACTATCAGTCCATGGAGCATCGCCTGAAGCTCCTGGACCGCGGTCCGCTGTTGGACCCGGCGGAGCTCAAGGGGTATCCCGAGGCGGTGCGTTCCATCTGGGACGAGCTATTTGCGCACGACAATGCGCGCTGATCGGCAACAATACGAACGAGGAACTGATTATGTCGATGGCTGACCGAGACGGGGTCATCTGGTACGACGGCAAGCTGGTGCCGTGGCGCGAGGCCACGACCCATGTGCTGACCCACACCCTGCATTACGGGATGGGCGTGTTCGAGGGCGAGCGCGCATACAAAGCCGACAAGGGTACGGCGATCTTCCGCCTGCAGGAACACACCGATCGCTTTTTCCGCTCGGCCCACGTTCTGAACATCAAGATCCCCTTTGACCGGGACACGATCAACGAGGCGACGCGTCAGACGGTGCGGGAAAACGGCCTTGAGACTGCATACATCCGTCCCATGTGTTTCTACGGATCCGAAGGAATGGGCCTGCGCGCCGACAACCTGAATGCACACGTCATCATCGCCGCCTGGGACTGGGGAACCTACCTGGGTGAAGCCGCGCTGGAACACGGTATCCGCGTGAAGACGTCATCGTACAATCGTCATCACGTCAACGTGGCCATGTGCAAGGCCAAGGCCAACGGCTATTACATCAATTCGATGCTCGCATTGCAGGAGGCACAGTCCAGCGGTTGTGATGAGGCATTGCTCCTCGACACCGAGGGTTTTGTTGCCGAGGGCTCGGGCGAGAACATCTTCATCGTGCGCAATGGCATGTTATATACGCCGGACCTGACGGCGGCGCTGGAAGGCATCACGCGGGACACGATTATCCGCCTGGCGAAACACGAGGGCCTGGAGGTACACGAAAAGCGCATCACGCGCGACGAGGTGTACATCGCCGATGAGGCCTTCTTCACCGGCTCCGCCGCCGAGGTCGCACCGATCCGCGAACTGGACGGCCGCATGATTGGCGCCGGCAAGCGCGGTCCGATCACGGAGAAACTGCAGTCCCTGTACTTCGATCAGGTGCACGGGCGCCGTAGCCAGTATGCCGAGTGGCTGGCCTACGTAAACGAATGAACGGGAGGACGAACAGGTGAACCAGGTACATACCCACAAGCCCGGAACCGGCGACAAGCCGTCCAACGCGCAACAGCGCTACGTGGTCACGCGCAAGGACCTGCCGCTGCACTGTCCCATGGACGGCATGACCCTGTGGAACTCGCACCCGCGCGTATTCCTGCCCATCGAGGACAGCGGCGAAGAACGCTGCCCCTACTGCGGCGCGATATACGTGCTGAAAGACGACTGATCTCTTCCGGGTTCGCCCCGGTCCCGTCCCATCGCCCGCCACCTGGCACTCCGCACCAGGAGATAGACAGTGAACGTTACGGTATTCGGAATCGGCTACGTAGGTCTGGTTACCGGGGCCTGCCTGGCCGAGACCGGAAACGACGTCGTATGCGTCGATATCGATCCGGCCCGGGTCAAGCGCCTGGAGGCGGGCCATCTCCCGATCTACGAGCCGGGGCTCGAGGACATCGTACGGAAAAACATTGCTGCCGGGCGATTGCATTTCACCACGGACGAGCGCGTTGGCGTCGATCACGGCCTGTACCAGTTCATTGCCGTCAACACACCACCCGCCGAGGATGGTTCCGCCGACTTGCGCAATGTCCTGACGGTCGCCGGGCAGATCGGCACCCACATGAATGCTTATCGTGTCGTGATCAACAAATCCACGGTGCCGGTCGGAACCGCGGAAAAAGTGGAACAAAAGATTCGCGAGATCCTTTCATCCAGGAACAAGGAAGTCTCCTTCGACGTCGTGTCCAATCCGGAGTTTCTGAAGGAGGGAGCCGCAGTCGCGGACTTCATGCGCCCCAATCGCATCGTCGTCGGCGCCAGCGATCATCAGGCCTTCGAGCACATGCGTAGGCTCTACCGGCCATTCAACTGGAATCATGAGAAACTGATCGAGATGGATCCGCCATCGGCGGAACTGACCAAGTACGCCGCCAACGCAATGCTCGCGACCAAGATCAGCTTCATGAACGAGATGGCCAACATCGCCAGTCGCCTGGGTGCGGATATCGAGCAGGTCCGCCTCGGAATCGGCGCGGATCCCCGCATCGGGTTCCATTTTATCTACCCGGGATGCGGCTATGGCGGATCGTGTTTTCCCAAGGACATCCGGGCACTGAGCAAGACCGCCCAGGGTGCGGGCTATGACGCCACGCTGTTGGCCGCCGTGGAAGAAGTGAACGCCGCGCAGAAGAAGATTCTGGCGGAGAAGATCCTCAGGCATTTCGGTGGCGACATCGCGGGCCGGCAGTTCGCCCTGTGGGGCCTGGCCTTCAAACCCAACACCGATGATATGCGCGAGGCACCCAGCCGAACGGTGATCGACGCGTTGACGGAACGCGGGGCGACCGTTGTTGCCTATGATCCGGTTGCCAGGGAGGACGCGCAGCGACTATACGGCGACAACAGCAGCTTCCGCATCGTCGATGCCCGGGATGACGTGCTGGCGGGTAGCGATGCCCTGATCATCGTTACGGAGTGGAAGGAATTCCGCAGCCCCGACTACGGCGCCATCAAGAATAAGCTGAAATCCCCGGTCATTTTTGATGGACGAAATATCTTCGATCCACGGGAGATGGAAACCCTCGGAATCCGATATTATGCTATCGGGCGTGGTCTGAGTCAGAGCTAGTGCTGGCGGGCCAGCTGGAACCGGGCAAAAAGACCCGTAGTACAGCCCATTTGACGTAGTGCCCGGATAGCTGGTTGATTCGGTGGACCCATGGTCTGCCCGTGCCGGCGTTTGTTTTGTGCTACAGCCCAAACCGGATAGCCAAAGACAATGACCGAAGCGATATTTCTGCTTTCCCTGCCGAGATCCGGATCGACCCTGTTGCAGAGGATTCTGTCCAGTTCCCGCTATGTGGAAACGGCGCCGGAACCCTGGATTCTCCTTCCCCTGTTGACCGCGGATACCGACGAATACTCGTTTTCCATCTACGGCGAGACCATCAAGAAGAACGCCATCAACGATGTGAAGGAAAAAATCGGACCGGACACCTACCGGGAATCCATCAGCCTGTCGGCACACAAGATCTACTCCGCGCTGGCCAACGGGAACCGGTACTTTCTCGACAAGACGCCGCGCTATCACTTTCTGGCAAAGAAGTTGTACCGGTACTTTCCCGACGCGAAGTACATCGTGCTCTGGCGCAATCCGCTCGCCGTCGCCAGTTCCATCGTCAACACCTGGGGGAAGGGAAAGTGGAAGCTGCACGGTCGCGAGGTGGACCTGTATCTGGGGCTTGAGTCCCTGATTGAATTCACCGAGGAATACGGGGACCGGGAAAATGTCCATACGATTCGATACGAGGACCTGGTAACGAATCCGCACGGCTGTGTCCAGGAGCTCACCCGCTTTCTGGGGATCGAAGACGAGAATATCGACGAGATGCTCAAGATGGGGGACACGGGCTACGCGGGTGGAATGGGCGACAAGGAAGGCGTGAAGAAATTCGGTGACCGGATCGCGCGCAATACCGATGCATGGAAGGAGTGTTTCAACAACCCGGTACGGAGGATGTGGGCCAGACGATATCTAGGCTATCTCGGTCCCCGCAGACTGGGGCTCATGGGCTACGATATGGATGAGCTGCTTTCCGGGCTTCGCAAAGGCCCCCATCGCTGGATAAACGTCCTGCCGGATCTGTTTCGCATCGGTCGGGGAATGATCTGGCGGTTCACCGAACCCGCGATCCGCAAGGACAAGATCAGAAAGCTGATGGGGCACGGCAAGGGCCCGTATATCCACCGCTAGGGCAGCGGCGGTCAGTCCGGGCCCGGAAAGGTGTAGCCGTGCAGCGCGATCTCGGTCGCGAACACCCGCGCCACGAAACCCCGTTGTTCAGTGGAGTAGAAATCCTGGCAGGGCCTGCGGTCGCGCCGCCAGCCACCCTTCGCGCGCACGCCCAGTGAACCGGAAAAAGGGATTCCGAGCCGGTCGAAGACCTCCCCCAGGCCCTCCGTCAGGTTCTCGTAGCGCACCACGGTATCGACAAGAAGCCGCGGTTCCTCGGTTCCGCTGGTGTAGATCGGGTAGTTCAGCGGGAATTTCCCCCGGGCCAGGTATTCCTCGAACGTGAGGCCGCCTTCGTTCCGCGCCGCCCGGTCGTAGTAGTGCGATACGATCTTGTCCCACGGATTCCGTTCGACGGTGAACTTGTAGTAGTTGTCCCAGATGTCGGCGGGAATGCGGCTTCGCAGGACCTCGCCGCGCATGTGGTTGTAGAACCGCTTGCGCTTGAGGAGCCGACGGGTGGTGGCCATGTATTCACCGGCACCGAGGATCCGGTATTCCGGCAAAGGATTGAAATATCCGCGCCAGTTCCGCGCCTTGTGCGGGGCAACGTAGGGACGGATGGGAGTGACGATGTCCTCGGGACCGCAGTGCTGCGACAGGAAGACCTCGATGCTGGTGCCGGCGGTCTTGAACGTCTTCAGGAAGATGAACTTGTACTTGTGCGAAACAATCATGTGATTCCGTGCGCGGGCGGTCCGGCTAGCGGCCGAGGATGCGGGCAATGGTGTCCCGGCCAAAGGTGTCTTCCTCCAGGATCCCGTATTTCTTCAGGAACGCGATGTCCTCGTCCGGCAGCAGAAACTTGTTGAATTCGTTTTCCAGGGTTCCGTTTTCCAGCATCTCGACCCACTTGTAGTTGCGCGGGCGCAGCACCCGTTTCAGTCCGGGCGTTTGCAGCACCGCGCGCCGGTCCTCGACCTTCTTCAGGAAGCGGTCGTAGCTTCGCAGCGGGTAATGATACACGACCACGTTTTCCGACCATCTGCGGTTGATCGGCCGCATGATGTGAAGCGCCGAGTGGTTCCCGCTCAGCACCCGGATCAGCCCGTGGGGATTGACCATCACATTGCGCGCGACCTTGCGAATGTAGAGCGACATCGTGTCTTCAAACTCGTTCAGGTCCTTCCCCCAGGCGATGGGGTTTCGCACCTTCAGGATGCTGTCGTAGAACGGATGGCCCGACTCGACCAGGCTCTTGCTGAGCAACATGTTCTGCCGCGGGCACCGGATCACCGAGCCTTTGCGGTCCAGGCCGGTCTTGAGGCTCCCGCTGCGCGGGACCCAGAACTCGTCGGCATCATTGCTTGCGACCCAGTCCGCGCCGAGCTTCGTTCGCGCGATTTTGGCCAGCTTCGTCACCCATTGACGTTGCTGGTACATATTGGAGGGCTCGTGCAGGACAATCATCTCAAACTCCTTCGCGAGTTCGTCGACGATCTCCGGCGTGCGGTCATCGGATGCATTGTCCATGATGACGAAGGCGTCCACGCCCATCCTGGCATGAAACCGGATGTTGTCCTCGATGATGTCCTCTTCGTTCCGTACCAGAAGAGTCATGACCAGGCGCAGGTCGGACTTGTTGAAAAGGAGGTTCTTCGTATATTGGTACAGGGGTCCTGGCATGTTTTGCTACCGTCGGGTGTTTCTCTTCGAGCCTTGTTTGATCTGATTCGTGCCTTGCGTTTGCCTGCTTGCCGGAACTACTCGAAGCGGTAGCCAAAGGCTTCGATATCGCGATTGTAGTGTTGCGCGACAAGATCTACCAGATCGCTGGAATAGTACTCGCGGTAGTCCTTGCGCGTTTTATCCATGCGTCGGCGCGGCAGATCAATCGAGATGCCGATCTTGTCCGCGATGTGCTGATAGTCTTCCGCCAGGTTCTCGAACCGCCCGATGAAGTCCGCCAGGATGGTCCCGTCCAGGTCGATCAGGTAATCGATCTGCGGCTGGCTGAGACCGTCGATGTAGTAGTTCCATGGTCGCTCCGGATCGAGTCGGTACTTCAGGTACTCGGCGAAGCCGTCGCGCCCCGCCAGCAGCTGCGGGTGGTCGCGCAGCAGGTGGTGATACGCGCTGACCTGCACGTCCCACGGGTTGCGCACGAAGGCGAATTTGAACAGTTTCGCGAACACGTCATGGGGAAGCATCTCCTTGGCGGCGATGATCCGGGCATGGCGCGGAAACTTCGTGCCCAGGCGGTGCCCGGTCATGTGGCTGAAGCGGCTGCAGATGAACTGGAACGGGTACAGCGGGTCACGCCAGCGAATCCGGTTCAGGGCCGAGCGCATGCTGCTGCCACCGGTCTTGGCGATATGGACGAAAAGAAAGTTGTACCGGTTGGAGAGGATCATCTTTGTTCAGTGTGTTCCCGTTCGGGCCGTGGGCTCCGGGGTGCCCCTATTGTAACCGGCTTGCGGCCATCGCCTACTTTTTCAGGACCTCGATGGGGATTCCGCCGATTTCCGACGCAGTTTCGCCGAAGGTGCTCCAGTACGAGCCGTAGATCTTGCCGGTGGCGGACAGGGTATACAGGTCGACCAGTGCATCCTGGATCCCGCCCGGATCGTTGCGGCTCAGGCGCTTGTGCTCGTGGACCACGATCCGGTCGCCGAAGATCTTGCGCAGCTTCGCCTCCTCCTCCGGCGAATCGGTTGCCAGGAACACCTTGCGCCCTTCGTTGGCGTCGAGTTCCCGGGTGATGGCCTCGACAAACAATTCCGTCGGGCTGTTGGCGATCGACAGCCTGTGATCCGTCCGGCGGATGTGGACGCCGATGGAATCGTCACCGAGCTGTTTGCGAAGATCCGCGATGCGTTTCTGCAGGTCGGCGACCGGCGTCAGTTCGCGATAGGGTTTTTCCGGAAAGTACAGGCGCGCGCCGGCAGTGATCTTGACGGTATCGTTCTGTGCGACAATCTGTTCGAAGTCGATCTGTTCGATGTCGATCCCCCGCCGCTGCCGAACCTTTACCCTGAGATCGAGAACGGCGTCGTAGCGATAGCGGTCGAGCCGCAGGTTCAGCCTGCGCACCATCTCCCCGCCAAAGCGGAAGTAATTGGGCTGCTTGAGAGTGGTAACCCGATCGGGAAGGGCGAACAGGCTTTCGAACGGGCAGTTGAACTTCTTGATGATGGGCCAGATCAGGATCAGGGGCTTGTCGAATTTCTCGGCCAGGCCGAATGCCGAATCCAGGGCGCGCATCCGGTTCGCCAGACCCGCAAGGGTCTCAATTGTCAGGGTACCGCTCATCGTGGATTCTCTTTCGCCGCGGTCAGGGAGACACTCCGCGCAATCCATAATACACTCTCGCGAAAGCTGAGTCTTTCACCCCTGCCCGGGCATACCCCATTCCGCGACCGCAAAGAGACTCGATGTCGAAAGAAATTCTTCTGGTAAAAACCTCGTCGCTTGGCGATGTGATTCACTTCCTGCCTGCGGTCAGCGACATCAAGGCATTCGTTCCCGACTCCGACATCGACTGGCTGGTCGAGGAACCGTTCGCCGGGATCCCGCGGCTTCACCCCGGCATACGCGACGTCATTCCGGTCTCGCTTCGACGCTGGCGCAGGGGCCTGTTCAAAAAACAGGCACGGATGGAAGTCGGTCAATTCATCCGCGGTCTGCGCCAGTTGCGCCATGACTACGTGATCGACTCCCAGGGTCTGATGAAGAGTGCCTTGCTCGCGGTGCTCGCGCGCGGACCGGTCTACGGCGCCGATCGCGTGTCCGCGCGCGAGCCGCTGGCGTCCGCATTCTATAAATACAGGTATCCCGTGCCGCGGGAGCGGCATGCCGTCGAGCGTGGCCGCATTCTCGCCGCCGGCATCTTCGGATACGGGATCGAACAGATGCCGCTGAACTACGGCATTGCCTGCGATGAACCCAGGGCCGAGT is drawn from Acidiferrobacteraceae bacterium and contains these coding sequences:
- the waaC gene encoding lipopolysaccharide heptosyltransferase I; this encodes MSKEILLVKTSSLGDVIHFLPAVSDIKAFVPDSDIDWLVEEPFAGIPRLHPGIRDVIPVSLRRWRRGLFKKQARMEVGQFIRGLRQLRHDYVIDSQGLMKSALLAVLARGPVYGADRVSAREPLASAFYKYRYPVPRERHAVERGRILAAGIFGYGIEQMPLNYGIACDEPRAEWLPPGRYVACLHGTSRASKFWAEDRWIGLLRELIAAGVAPVLPWGNAAERERSDRLAKEVAGAVVAPHQTLAQLAAMLAQADAVVGVDTGPVHLAVALGRPTVALYTDTDPAQTGVYPMPGKTGINLGGIGASPAVADVADALKDIGLF
- a CDS encoding sulfotransferase, whose product is MTEAIFLLSLPRSGSTLLQRILSSSRYVETAPEPWILLPLLTADTDEYSFSIYGETIKKNAINDVKEKIGPDTYRESISLSAHKIYSALANGNRYFLDKTPRYHFLAKKLYRYFPDAKYIVLWRNPLAVASSIVNTWGKGKWKLHGREVDLYLGLESLIEFTEEYGDRENVHTIRYEDLVTNPHGCVQELTRFLGIEDENIDEMLKMGDTGYAGGMGDKEGVKKFGDRIARNTDAWKECFNNPVRRMWARRYLGYLGPRRLGLMGYDMDELLSGLRKGPHRWINVLPDLFRIGRGMIWRFTEPAIRKDKIRKLMGHGKGPYIHR
- a CDS encoding sulfotransferase family 2 domain-containing protein, translated to MILSNRYNFLFVHIAKTGGSSMRSALNRIRWRDPLYPFQFICSRFSHMTGHRLGTKFPRHARIIAAKEMLPHDVFAKLFKFAFVRNPWDVQVSAYHHLLRDHPQLLAGRDGFAEYLKYRLDPERPWNYYIDGLSQPQIDYLIDLDGTILADFIGRFENLAEDYQHIADKIGISIDLPRRRMDKTRKDYREYYSSDLVDLVAQHYNRDIEAFGYRFE
- a CDS encoding zinc-finger domain-containing protein, coding for MNQVHTHKPGTGDKPSNAQQRYVVTRKDLPLHCPMDGMTLWNSHPRVFLPIEDSGEERCPYCGAIYVLKDD
- a CDS encoding UDP-glucose/GDP-mannose dehydrogenase family protein, which codes for MNVTVFGIGYVGLVTGACLAETGNDVVCVDIDPARVKRLEAGHLPIYEPGLEDIVRKNIAAGRLHFTTDERVGVDHGLYQFIAVNTPPAEDGSADLRNVLTVAGQIGTHMNAYRVVINKSTVPVGTAEKVEQKIREILSSRNKEVSFDVVSNPEFLKEGAAVADFMRPNRIVVGASDHQAFEHMRRLYRPFNWNHEKLIEMDPPSAELTKYAANAMLATKISFMNEMANIASRLGADIEQVRLGIGADPRIGFHFIYPGCGYGGSCFPKDIRALSKTAQGAGYDATLLAAVEEVNAAQKKILAEKILRHFGGDIAGRQFALWGLAFKPNTDDMREAPSRTVIDALTERGATVVAYDPVAREDAQRLYGDNSSFRIVDARDDVLAGSDALIIVTEWKEFRSPDYGAIKNKLKSPVIFDGRNIFDPREMETLGIRYYAIGRGLSQS
- a CDS encoding glycosyltransferase family 2 protein, yielding MPGPLYQYTKNLLFNKSDLRLVMTLLVRNEEDIIEDNIRFHARMGVDAFVIMDNASDDRTPEIVDELAKEFEMIVLHEPSNMYQQRQWVTKLAKIARTKLGADWVASNDADEFWVPRSGSLKTGLDRKGSVIRCPRQNMLLSKSLVESGHPFYDSILKVRNPIAWGKDLNEFEDTMSLYIRKVARNVMVNPHGLIRVLSGNHSALHIMRPINRRWSENVVVYHYPLRSYDRFLKKVEDRRAVLQTPGLKRVLRPRNYKWVEMLENGTLENEFNKFLLPDEDIAFLKKYGILEEDTFGRDTIARILGR
- a CDS encoding sulfotransferase family 2 domain-containing protein; its protein translation is MIVSHKYKFIFLKTFKTAGTSIEVFLSQHCGPEDIVTPIRPYVAPHKARNWRGYFNPLPEYRILGAGEYMATTRRLLKRKRFYNHMRGEVLRSRIPADIWDNYYKFTVERNPWDKIVSHYYDRAARNEGGLTFEEYLARGKFPLNYPIYTSGTEEPRLLVDTVVRYENLTEGLGEVFDRLGIPFSGSLGVRAKGGWRRDRRPCQDFYSTEQRGFVARVFATEIALHGYTFPGPD